From one Pyxidicoccus xibeiensis genomic stretch:
- a CDS encoding M23 family metallopeptidase codes for MKKHLLVSAAAGLMALTSVAPALAHAACDIDSAAQSAPGLSSGNWYHRIDAAGNVAASHPDGYYQISSASMVNRAAWLDGTVARMPVYKPFRDTAVDVAVGWMYGANSRHNAVDYVNDGASFRVDAVADGTVVWVGYMSSPGNVVIVEHTARDGSRFRTIYHHLRDGRDEDIARARLTKTWYEKSAGAGTWTSADATWKFYQNRADADAVVLAGSPTAAQLSAIESRWGTNSQGILVTQGQTVKAGQQLGMAGLTGAHGMNSNLNNTHLHIMFARPAPHWNGGVQQNLWTLFDPYGLYALSASCYQTEYPTGQGAQADQHAAHFAPFFQEFAGVDSGKFQQGFNYFASFGWYPYTLATESSGWTWKMGGAFQYNASSPVTRGFRTFAQHQADAELWDDYNWRPDKVVGMTAPDAPRFTAIYAPITGGYIARHKMTPSWFGTQIGDNYNAAYLLTDASAYLEAGQLFFTGTWVKQPAVTAQYLYHSMTEAQLWDSDDTMKAAGLKMVQVSKYSHPGLGDRYMALWHVSGKTLVPVLELTSDQFRTYRDIYVDLLNYRIRHVSAYGGKYAVIFEK; via the coding sequence ATGAAGAAGCACCTCCTCGTCTCGGCCGCCGCCGGCCTGATGGCGCTGACCAGCGTCGCGCCTGCTCTCGCCCACGCAGCCTGTGACATCGACAGTGCGGCACAGTCCGCCCCGGGGCTGAGCTCCGGCAACTGGTACCACCGCATCGACGCGGCGGGGAACGTCGCCGCCAGTCACCCCGACGGCTACTACCAGATCAGCTCCGCCAGCATGGTGAACCGCGCCGCCTGGCTGGACGGGACGGTGGCCCGCATGCCCGTCTACAAGCCCTTCCGCGACACCGCGGTGGACGTGGCCGTGGGCTGGATGTACGGCGCCAACTCGCGCCACAACGCGGTGGACTACGTCAATGACGGCGCGTCCTTCCGGGTCGACGCGGTGGCGGACGGCACGGTCGTCTGGGTGGGCTACATGTCCAGCCCCGGCAACGTGGTCATCGTCGAGCACACCGCGCGGGACGGCTCGCGCTTCCGCACCATCTACCACCACCTGCGGGACGGCCGGGACGAGGACATCGCGCGCGCCCGCCTGACGAAGACCTGGTACGAGAAGAGCGCGGGCGCCGGCACCTGGACGTCGGCGGACGCGACCTGGAAGTTCTACCAGAACCGGGCGGACGCGGACGCGGTGGTGCTGGCGGGCAGCCCCACGGCCGCGCAGCTCAGCGCCATCGAGTCGCGCTGGGGCACCAACTCGCAGGGCATCCTCGTCACGCAGGGCCAGACGGTGAAGGCGGGCCAGCAGCTCGGCATGGCCGGCCTCACCGGCGCGCACGGGATGAACAGCAACCTCAACAACACGCACCTGCACATCATGTTCGCGCGCCCCGCGCCGCACTGGAACGGCGGGGTGCAGCAGAACCTGTGGACGCTCTTCGACCCGTACGGCCTCTACGCGCTGAGCGCCTCCTGCTACCAGACGGAGTACCCCACGGGGCAGGGCGCCCAGGCGGACCAGCACGCCGCGCACTTCGCGCCCTTCTTCCAGGAGTTCGCCGGAGTGGACTCGGGGAAGTTCCAGCAGGGCTTCAACTACTTCGCGTCCTTCGGCTGGTACCCGTACACGCTCGCCACCGAGTCCAGCGGCTGGACGTGGAAGATGGGCGGCGCGTTCCAGTACAACGCCTCCTCGCCCGTCACCCGCGGCTTCCGCACGTTCGCCCAGCACCAGGCCGACGCGGAGCTCTGGGATGACTACAACTGGCGCCCGGACAAGGTGGTGGGCATGACGGCGCCGGACGCGCCGCGCTTCACCGCCATCTACGCCCCCATCACCGGCGGCTACATCGCCCGGCACAAGATGACGCCCAGCTGGTTCGGCACCCAGATTGGCGACAACTACAACGCGGCCTACCTGCTGACGGATGCCTCCGCGTACCTGGAGGCGGGCCAGCTCTTCTTCACCGGCACCTGGGTGAAGCAGCCGGCCGTGACGGCGCAGTACCTGTACCACTCCATGACGGAGGCCCAGCTGTGGGACTCGGACGACACGATGAAGGCCGCCGGCCTCAAGATGGTCCAGGTCTCCAAGTACTCGCACCCCGGCCTGGGAGACAGGTACATGGCGCTCTGGCACGTGTCGGGCAAGACGCTCGTCCCCGTGCTCGAGCTCACATCGGATCAGTTCCGGACCTACCGCGACATCTACGTGGACCTGCTCAACTACCGCATCCGCCACGTGAGCGCGTACGGCGGGAAGTACGCGGTCATCTTCGAGAAGTAG